One window from the genome of Acanthochromis polyacanthus isolate Apoly-LR-REF ecotype Palm Island chromosome 21, KAUST_Apoly_ChrSc, whole genome shotgun sequence encodes:
- the slc25a39 gene encoding probable mitochondrial glutathione transporter SLC25A39 isoform X2 — MGERTVGRRVAAISPVQQMLASGTGALLTSIFVTPLDVVKIRLQAQQTPFHQGKCFLYCNGLMDHIYVCQNRTSCTSWYKTPTHFSGTLDAFVKISRHEGLRSLWSGLPPTLVMAVPATIIYFTCYDQLRDFLRFGLGLQGSHVPLLAGGLARLGAVTVISPLELVRTKMQSRRLSYSELRVCIRSAVAQDGLLSLWRGWGPTVLRDVPFSALYWFNYELVKAHLCEQSRMPQANFSISFTAGAISGAIAAVLTLPFDVVKTRRQIQLGEMDTLGVSLKKPTSTWHMMKEIWADLGYRGLFAGFMPRVIKVAPACAIMISSYEFGKAFFQKMNLDRERLAS, encoded by the exons ATGGGGGAGCGGACGGTGGGACGCCGCGTAGCTGCCATCTCTCCAGTGCAGCAGATGCTGGCCTCTGGCACTGGTGCCCTCCTCACATCTATATTTG TCACACCGCTGGACGTTGTGAAGATCAGGCTGCAGGCCCAGCAGACACCGTTCCACCAAG GGAAGTGTTTCCTGTATTGTAACGGACTGATGGATCACATCTATGTTTGTCAGAATAGAACCAGTTGCACCAGCTGGTacaaaacaccaacacattTCAGCGGGACTCTG GATGCTTTTGTGAAAATCAGTCGCCATGAAGGACTCCGCTCTTTGTGGAGTGGATTACCACCAACACT GGTTATGGCCGTACCTGCTACCATCATCTACTTCACCTGCTACGACCAGCTGCGGGACTTTCTCAGATTCGGACTGGGTCTTCAGGGAAGCCACGTCCCTCTTCTTGCCGGAGGTCTTGCCAGAT TGGGGGCTGTGACGGTGATCAGCCCTCTGGAGCTGGTCAGGACTAAGATGCAGTCCCGTCGGTTGTCCTACAGCGAGCTGCGGGTCTGTATCCGCTCCGCTGTGGCCCAGGACGGCCTGCTGTCGCTGTGGAGGGGCTGGGGACCCACCGTGCTCAGAGATGTACCGTTTTCTG CTTTGTACTGGTTTAACTATGAACTGGTGAAGGCCCACCTATGTGAACAGTCTCGAATGCCACAGGCCAACTTCTCCATCAGCTTTACAGCAGGAGCTATCTCTGGAGCT ATCGCTGCAGTTCTGACGCTGCCGTTTGATGTCGTAAAGACTCGGAGACAGATTCAGCTGGGAGAGATGGATACTCTGGGAG TCTCCTTAAAGAAACCCACGTCCACATGGCACATGATGAAGGAAATATGGGCTGACTTGGGCTACAGAGGCCTTTTTGCAG GTTTCATGCCAAGAGTGATCAAAGTGGCTCCGGCCTGTGCTATTATGATAAGCAGTTACGAATTTGGAAAGGCCTTCTTCCAGAAGATGAACCTTGATCGCGAGCGTCTGGCTTCCTGA
- the slc25a39 gene encoding probable mitochondrial glutathione transporter SLC25A39 isoform X1: MGERTVGRRVAAISPVQQMLASGTGALLTSIFVTPLDVVKIRLQAQQTPFHQALVSESAPWGGVTRPSKWKCFLYCNGLMDHIYVCQNRTSCTSWYKTPTHFSGTLDAFVKISRHEGLRSLWSGLPPTLVMAVPATIIYFTCYDQLRDFLRFGLGLQGSHVPLLAGGLARLGAVTVISPLELVRTKMQSRRLSYSELRVCIRSAVAQDGLLSLWRGWGPTVLRDVPFSALYWFNYELVKAHLCEQSRMPQANFSISFTAGAISGAIAAVLTLPFDVVKTRRQIQLGEMDTLGVSLKKPTSTWHMMKEIWADLGYRGLFAGFMPRVIKVAPACAIMISSYEFGKAFFQKMNLDRERLAS; encoded by the exons ATGGGGGAGCGGACGGTGGGACGCCGCGTAGCTGCCATCTCTCCAGTGCAGCAGATGCTGGCCTCTGGCACTGGTGCCCTCCTCACATCTATATTTG TCACACCGCTGGACGTTGTGAAGATCAGGCTGCAGGCCCAGCAGACACCGTTCCACCAAG CTTTAGTCAGTGAATCTGCTCCGTGGGGTGGTGTCACTCGCCCCTCCAAGT GGAAGTGTTTCCTGTATTGTAACGGACTGATGGATCACATCTATGTTTGTCAGAATAGAACCAGTTGCACCAGCTGGTacaaaacaccaacacattTCAGCGGGACTCTG GATGCTTTTGTGAAAATCAGTCGCCATGAAGGACTCCGCTCTTTGTGGAGTGGATTACCACCAACACT GGTTATGGCCGTACCTGCTACCATCATCTACTTCACCTGCTACGACCAGCTGCGGGACTTTCTCAGATTCGGACTGGGTCTTCAGGGAAGCCACGTCCCTCTTCTTGCCGGAGGTCTTGCCAGAT TGGGGGCTGTGACGGTGATCAGCCCTCTGGAGCTGGTCAGGACTAAGATGCAGTCCCGTCGGTTGTCCTACAGCGAGCTGCGGGTCTGTATCCGCTCCGCTGTGGCCCAGGACGGCCTGCTGTCGCTGTGGAGGGGCTGGGGACCCACCGTGCTCAGAGATGTACCGTTTTCTG CTTTGTACTGGTTTAACTATGAACTGGTGAAGGCCCACCTATGTGAACAGTCTCGAATGCCACAGGCCAACTTCTCCATCAGCTTTACAGCAGGAGCTATCTCTGGAGCT ATCGCTGCAGTTCTGACGCTGCCGTTTGATGTCGTAAAGACTCGGAGACAGATTCAGCTGGGAGAGATGGATACTCTGGGAG TCTCCTTAAAGAAACCCACGTCCACATGGCACATGATGAAGGAAATATGGGCTGACTTGGGCTACAGAGGCCTTTTTGCAG GTTTCATGCCAAGAGTGATCAAAGTGGCTCCGGCCTGTGCTATTATGATAAGCAGTTACGAATTTGGAAAGGCCTTCTTCCAGAAGATGAACCTTGATCGCGAGCGTCTGGCTTCCTGA